In Kocuria turfanensis, a single genomic region encodes these proteins:
- the prfA gene encoding peptide chain release factor 1 has translation MPDPIQSLLDEHAELQRQLADPAVHAEPGRARKLGRRYAELNGIAETHHRVRRLEEDLGAARELADEEPEFAEEIPALEEQLTAARERLRRLLVPRDPDDGRNVILEVKAGEGGDESALFAGDLLRMYLKYAEARGWKTEFISTNESDLGGYKDVQVAIKSTATDPAEGVWARLKYEGGVHRVQRVPVTESQGRIHTSAAGVLVFPEVDEPEEVEISQNDLKIDVYRSSGPGGQSVNTTDSAVRITHLPTGIVVAMQNEKSQLQNREAAMRVLRARILAHQQEQVDAENAAQRRSQVRTMDRSERIRTYNFPENRINDHRTGYKAYNLDHVMAGDLEPVVQSAIEMDEKARLEAIGRQDG, from the coding sequence ATGCCGGACCCGATCCAGTCCCTGCTCGACGAGCACGCCGAGCTGCAGCGCCAGCTCGCCGACCCCGCGGTGCACGCCGAGCCGGGCCGGGCCCGGAAGCTGGGACGCCGCTACGCCGAGCTCAACGGCATCGCCGAGACCCACCACCGGGTGCGGCGTCTCGAGGAGGACCTCGGGGCGGCCCGGGAGCTCGCCGACGAGGAGCCGGAGTTCGCCGAGGAGATCCCCGCGCTGGAGGAGCAGCTCACCGCGGCCCGGGAGCGGCTGCGCCGGCTGCTCGTGCCCCGCGACCCGGACGACGGGCGCAACGTCATCCTGGAGGTCAAGGCGGGGGAGGGCGGGGACGAGTCCGCGCTCTTCGCCGGGGACCTGCTGCGGATGTACCTCAAGTACGCGGAGGCCCGCGGCTGGAAGACCGAGTTCATCTCCACCAACGAGTCCGACCTCGGCGGCTACAAGGACGTCCAGGTGGCCATCAAGTCCACCGCCACGGACCCCGCCGAGGGCGTGTGGGCCCGCCTGAAGTACGAGGGCGGGGTGCACCGCGTCCAGCGGGTGCCCGTCACCGAGTCCCAGGGCCGGATCCACACCTCGGCGGCCGGGGTGCTGGTCTTCCCGGAGGTCGACGAGCCGGAGGAGGTGGAGATCAGCCAGAACGACCTGAAGATCGACGTCTACCGGTCCTCGGGCCCCGGCGGGCAGTCCGTGAACACCACCGACTCCGCGGTGCGCATCACCCACCTGCCCACGGGCATCGTGGTGGCCATGCAGAACGAGAAGTCGCAGCTGCAGAACCGCGAGGCCGCGATGCGGGTGCTGCGCGCCCGCATCCTGGCCCACCAGCAGGAGCAGGTCGACGCGGAGAACGCCGCGCAGCGCCGCTCCCAGGTGCGCACCATGGACCGCTCCGAGCGGATCCGCACCTACAACTTCCCGGAGAACCGGATCAACGACCACCGCACCGGGTACAAGGCCTACAACCTCGACCACGTGATGGCCGGGGACCTCGAACCGGTGGTGCAGTCCGCGATCGAGATGGACGAGAAGGCCCGGCTCGAAGCCATCGGCCGGCAGGACGGCTGA
- the rho gene encoding transcription termination factor Rho, with amino-acid sequence MTETTDLSTGTEETTTDTRNAGLSALKLAQLQALASQLGITGARRMRKSLLVDAIAAHQRGGAVADRDRAVEQKIAQTVEKTADQHAAPAERPAEDSGRPAAAAQPDAEQGGQDAPPQRRSRSRRATSTGVVAPAEQDGSARPAEAGEPSTPSAADGSTPAQPTTAQSAPAPSGEDASGPEGEGGRGRNRNRRNRSREDNGGNGQESTQRAEEARPSADGRDEDPSKQDRSRNQNRGQDNRQDKGGQDNRGQDNRQDKGGQDKNGQDKNDGRGKGGKSQESKGQEPKGQDNRGQDNRGQDNRGQDGEGGSRRSRRNRNRNDRDRNERNERNDRAERNERRNRRGRSSGPEVDDTEFTEDDVLLPVAGILDVLDNYAFVRTSGYLPGPNDVYVSLAQVKKHNLRKGDAVVGAIRAPRDGEQQNNTRQKFNALVQLTTVNGKKAEDNKDRVDFGKLIPLYPQERLRLETEPKKIGPRVVDLVAPIGKGQRGLIVSPPKAGKTLMLQAIANAITTNNPEVHLMMVLVDERPEEVTDMQRTVKGEVIASTFDRPADDHTTVAELAIERAKRLVEMGMDVVVLLDSMTRLGRAYNLSAPASGRILSGGVDSAALYPPKKFFGAARNIENGGSLTILATALVETGSKMDEVIFEEFKGTGNMELRLSRSLADKRIYPAVDVNSSGTRREENLLSPDEIKIMWKLRRVLSGLDQQQALELLTNKLRDTQSNTEFLLQVQKTTLSARSESDR; translated from the coding sequence GTGACCGAGACCACCGACCTTTCCACGGGTACGGAAGAGACCACCACCGACACCAGGAACGCGGGCCTGTCCGCGCTCAAGCTGGCCCAGCTCCAGGCGCTCGCCTCGCAGCTCGGCATCACCGGCGCCCGCCGGATGCGCAAGAGCCTGCTCGTCGACGCGATCGCCGCCCACCAGCGCGGCGGCGCCGTGGCCGACCGCGACCGCGCCGTCGAGCAGAAGATCGCCCAGACGGTGGAGAAGACCGCCGACCAGCACGCCGCCCCCGCCGAGCGTCCCGCGGAGGACTCCGGCCGGCCCGCCGCGGCGGCCCAGCCCGACGCCGAGCAGGGCGGCCAGGACGCCCCGCCGCAGCGGCGCAGCCGCTCCCGCCGGGCCACCAGCACCGGCGTGGTGGCCCCCGCGGAGCAGGACGGCTCCGCGCGTCCGGCCGAGGCCGGCGAGCCGAGCACCCCGTCCGCCGCAGACGGGTCCACCCCCGCCCAGCCCACCACCGCGCAGTCCGCCCCGGCGCCGTCCGGCGAGGACGCCTCCGGGCCGGAGGGCGAGGGCGGCCGCGGCCGCAACCGCAACCGGCGCAACCGCAGCCGTGAGGACAACGGCGGCAACGGCCAGGAGAGCACGCAGCGCGCCGAGGAGGCCCGCCCCTCGGCCGACGGCCGCGACGAGGACCCGTCGAAGCAGGACCGCAGCCGCAACCAGAACCGCGGCCAGGACAACCGCCAGGACAAGGGCGGTCAGGACAACCGGGGTCAGGACAACCGCCAGGACAAGGGCGGTCAGGACAAGAACGGCCAGGACAAGAACGACGGCCGCGGCAAGGGCGGCAAGTCCCAGGAGTCGAAGGGCCAGGAGCCCAAGGGCCAGGACAACCGCGGCCAGGACAACCGCGGCCAGGACAACCGCGGCCAGGACGGGGAGGGCGGCAGCCGGCGCAGCCGCCGCAACCGCAACCGCAACGACCGGGACCGCAATGAGCGCAACGAGCGCAACGACCGCGCCGAGCGCAACGAGCGCCGTAACCGACGCGGGCGCAGCTCCGGCCCCGAGGTCGACGACACGGAGTTCACCGAGGACGACGTGCTGCTGCCCGTGGCGGGCATCCTGGACGTGCTGGACAACTACGCGTTCGTGCGCACGTCCGGCTACCTGCCGGGCCCGAACGACGTCTACGTCAGCCTCGCCCAGGTCAAGAAGCACAACCTGCGCAAGGGTGACGCGGTGGTGGGCGCGATCCGTGCCCCGCGCGACGGCGAGCAGCAGAACAACACGCGGCAGAAGTTCAATGCCCTCGTCCAGCTGACCACGGTCAACGGCAAGAAGGCCGAGGACAACAAGGACCGCGTGGACTTCGGCAAGCTGATCCCGCTCTACCCGCAGGAGCGGCTGCGCCTGGAGACGGAGCCCAAGAAGATCGGGCCCCGCGTCGTCGACCTCGTCGCGCCCATCGGCAAGGGCCAGCGCGGCCTGATCGTGTCCCCGCCCAAGGCCGGCAAGACGCTGATGCTGCAGGCGATCGCCAACGCGATCACCACGAACAACCCCGAGGTCCACCTCATGATGGTGCTCGTCGACGAGCGCCCCGAGGAGGTCACGGACATGCAGCGCACCGTGAAGGGCGAGGTCATCGCCTCGACCTTCGACCGCCCGGCCGACGACCACACCACGGTCGCCGAGCTGGCGATCGAGCGGGCCAAGCGCCTGGTGGAGATGGGCATGGACGTGGTGGTCCTGCTGGACTCCATGACCCGCCTGGGCCGTGCCTACAACCTCTCGGCCCCCGCCTCCGGCCGCATCCTGTCCGGCGGCGTGGACTCCGCGGCGCTGTACCCGCCGAAGAAGTTCTTCGGCGCAGCCCGCAACATCGAGAACGGCGGCTCGCTGACCATCCTCGCGACCGCCCTGGTGGAGACCGGGTCCAAGATGGACGAGGTCATCTTCGAGGAGTTCAAGGGCACCGGCAACATGGAGCTGCGCCTGTCCCGCTCGCTCGCGGACAAGCGGATCTACCCGGCCGTGGACGTCAACTCCTCGGGCACCCGCCGCGAGGAGAACCTGCTCTCGCCCGACGAGATCAAGATCATGTGGAAGCTGCGCCGGGTGCTCTCCGGCCTGGACCAGCAGCAGGCGCTGGAGCTGCTGACGAACAAGCTGCGGGACACCCAGTCCAACACCGAGTTCCTGCTCCAGGTGCAGAAGACCACGTTGTCGGCCCGCTCCGAGAGCGACCGCTAG